The proteins below are encoded in one region of Equus przewalskii isolate Varuska chromosome 1, EquPr2, whole genome shotgun sequence:
- the NKX6-2 gene encoding homeobox protein Nkx-6.2, which translates to MDANRPGAFVLSSAPLAALHNMAEMKTSLFPYALQGPAGFKAPALGGLGAQLPLGTPHGISDILGRPVGAAGGGLLGGLPRLNGLASSAGVYFGPAAAVARGYPKPLAELPGRPPIFWPGVVQGSPWRDPRLAGPAQAGGVLDKDGKKKHSRPTFSGQQIFALEKTFEQTKYLAGPERARLAYSLGMTESQVKVWFQNRRTKWRKRHAAEMASAKKKQDSDAEKLKVGGSDAEDDDEYNRPLDPNSDDEKITRLLKKHKPSNLALVSPCGGGAGDAS; encoded by the exons atGGACGCTAACCGCCCGGGCGCGTTCGTGCTGAGCAGCGCGCCGCTGGCCGCGCTGCACAACATGGCCGAGATGAAGACGTCTCTGTTCCCGTACGCGCTGCAGGGCCCGGCCGGCTTCAAGGCGCCCGCGCTGGGCGGCCTTGGCGCGCAGCTGCCGCTCGGCACCCCGCACGGCATCAGCGACATCCTGGGGCGGCCCGTGGGCGCGGCGGGCGGCGGTCTCCTGGGCGGCCTGCCCCGACTCAACGGGCTCGCCTCGTCCGCCGGCGTCTACTTCGGGCCCGCGGCCGCCGTGGCGCGCGGCTATCCCAAGCCACTGGCCGAGCTGCCCGGCCGCCCGCCCATCTTCTGGCCCGGCGTGGTGCAGGGCTCGCCCTGGAGGGACCCGCGCCTGGCCGGCCCGG CCCAGGCCGGCGGGGTCCTGGACAAGGACGGCAAGAAGAAGCACTCGCGGCCGACCTTCTCGGGCCAGCAGATCTTCGCGCTGGAGAAGACCTTCGAGCAAACCAAGTACCTGGCGGGGCCGGAGCGGGCGCGCCTCGCCTACTCCCTGGGCATGACCGAGAGCCAAGTCAAG GTGTGGTTCCAGAACCGCCGGACCAAGTGGCGCAAGCGGCACGCGGCGGAGATGGCGTCGGCCAAGAAGAAGCAGGACTCGGACGCCGAGAAGCTGAAGGTGGGCGGCTCGGACGCGGAGGACGACGACGAGTACAACCGGCCCCTGGACCCCAACTCGGACGACGAGAAGATCACGCGGCTGCTCAAGAAGCACAAACCCTCGAACTTGGCGCTGGTCAGCCCgtgcggcggcggcgcgggggaCGCCTCGTGA